One Mercenaria mercenaria strain notata chromosome 12, MADL_Memer_1, whole genome shotgun sequence DNA segment encodes these proteins:
- the LOC123535351 gene encoding vitamin D3 receptor-like, with product MENRKNVVKVYPVPKPSYCLSPEDTNSSPETNNFLQTATFATYEKDTEAAMPQYSLDLQPFVLPPTPEDLLSVGSGHGESFLFEDIIAESSAPDNISTGTNSLHCPADLDESFPLDSHLQPLLSHPCSQTKQADELTVIQLKAFDSQNQTYLSDETIKAPKTVRYSETSIHQESETSDQNESGISAARGVTLTLVQTNSASVVTMSTVCSEVPGNELSTNSQVKTKASSSLKFPPCVICSGKASGAHYGAITCEACKGFFRRYLQKKKEFKCTKGGKCEISSGKKGNCSGCRLKKCLALGMSKEMSKLGRYTLTKRTEAIINMKRLEGNVASDSVSDECDVLPAESGCDATSCNIETDLMMRHLLQNTKTLNVSNGFNDMLVVELIQAMEDLEPYGRNVKTKEQISELHKHHSERYKLKTELFGKMNSVSRNEYNRLYTEFGIDVDGRMADMKIECEDMEDDIARYCNFAKHIPEFHSLPVLDQSNLLKALMIDFSIVVALDGYNDELRTFIGKNRQGYHFDELADRELSAKLLSLMKDVFCRLQKLDLSKAETALLAALTLVSTDRCKLHNRALVEKIQLAVTELLQQEIKKKQKQVARSRFTKIIDSLTYMREMSELFTKENNVLCKDEVMIQEFPYFVDFIIEENC from the coding sequence ATGGAAAACAGAAAAAACGTTGTTAAGGTATATCCAGTGCCAAAACCTTCTTATTGTTTAAGCCCAGAAGATACAAATTCAAGCCCAgagacaaacaattttttacaaacCGCAACTTTTGCCACGTATGAGAAGGATACAGAAGCTGCCATGCCACAGTACAGCTTAGACCTTCAACCCTTTGTGTTACCTCCGACTCCAGAAGATTTACTTAGCGTAGGGTCAGGGCATGGTGAATCGTTCTTGTTTGAAGATATTATTGCAGAATCAAGTGCACCTGATAATATATCTACTGGCACGAACAGCTTGCATTGTCCAGCAGATTTGGATGAGTCTTTTCCTCTTGATTCACACCTACAACCACTGTTATCACACCCTTGTTCGCAGACTAAGCAAGCTGACGAACTAACTGTTATACAACTAAAAGCATTTGATTCCCAGAATCAGACATATCTATCCGATGAAACCATCAAAGCACCAAAGACGGTAAGATATTCTGAAACAAGCATTCATCAGGAAAGTGAAACTTCTGATCAAAATGAATCTGGAATCAGTGCAGCAAGAGGTGTTACTCTAACTCTTGTACAGACAAACAGTGCCTCAGTTGTAACTATGTCAACAGTGTGTTCAGAGGTACCAGGGAATGAGCTGAGCACTAATTCACAAGTTAAAACTAAGGCCAGCAGTTCGTTAAAATTCCCTCCATGTGTTATATGCAGTGGCAAAGCATCAGGTGCACACTACGGTGCGATAACATGTGAAGCATGTAAAGGGTTCTTCAGGCGTTACcttcaaaagaaaaaagaattcaaATGTACTAAGGGaggaaaatgtgaaatttctAGTGGTAAAAAGGGGAACTGTTCAGGATGTAGGTTAAAGAAATGCCTTGCTCTTGGAATGTCAAAGGAGATGTCGAAGTTAGGAAGATACACCTTAACGAAAAGGACAGAAGCAATTATCAATATGAAACGACTAGAAGGAAATGTAGCATCTGATTCAGTTTCAGACGAATGTGATGTGCTTCCTGCTGAAAGTGGGTGCGATGCAACCAGTTGTAATATAGAAACAGATTTAATGATGCGGCATCTTTTACAGAATACAAAAACATTAAACGTGTCTAATGGCTTCAATGATATGCTTGTTGTGGAACTTATTCAAGCAATGGAAGATTTAGAACCTTACGGCCGAAATGTAAAGACAAAGGAACAAATCAGTGAACTGCACAAACATCATTCTGAAAGGTATAAGCTAAAAACTGAACTCTTTGGTAAAATGAACAGTGTATCTAGAAATGAATATAATAGATTGTATACAGAATTTGGCATTGATGTAGATGGTCGGATGGCTGATATGAAAATAGAATGTGAAGATATGGAAGATGATATAGCGCGTTACTGTAACTTTGCAAAGCACATTCCAGAATTCCACAGTCTCCCCGTGCTTGACCAATCAAACTTATTAAAAGCTTTGATGATTGATTTTTCTATCGTAGTAGCGCTAGATGGCTACAACGATGAACTTCGGACATTCATAGGTAAGAATCGACAAGGCTATCACTTTGACGAGTTGGCTGATAGAGAATTATCTGCAAAATTGCTGTCATTGATGAAGGATGTGTTTTGTCGCCTGCAAAAGTTGGATCTGAGCAAAGCAGAAACTGCATTGCTAGCTGCTTTAACTTTGGTCTCCACTGATCGATGCAAGCTGCACAATCGTGCCCTTGTAGAAAAAATTCAGTTGGCTGTTACAGAGTTGCTTCAACAAGagataaagaaaaagcaaaagcAAGTAGCTCGGAGCAGATTCACAAAGATTATTGACTCATTAACATATATGCGAGAGATGTCTGAGCTTTTTACGAAGGAAAACAATGTGTTGTGTAAAGATGAAGTGATGATTCAAGAATTCCCATATTTTGTAGACTTTATCATtgaagaaaattgttaa